ATCATCACCCCGCCATCATGAAGCGGAGTATGGGGGAAAAACAACGTGGCCAGCAAATCCGCATTGACCCGGGCATCCAACTGCACGCCGGTCTCCTGGATCGCCTTGGTGCTCTCGGTCCGTTCAATCGCGATCAGGGCACCAATGCGCCGCTCGGCCAGCAGCATGACCGCTTCCACAATGCTGTCGACATAGCCGCGGGCATCCACCGGCGAGGAGAGAAATGGCGAGCGCCCGATTTCCGCCAGCGCCCGCCGGATTTCAGGCTGGAAAATAATCAGCAGGGCCACCGCCAGATAGACGGACAGCTGTCGCAACAGCCAGTTCAGGGCATAGATGTGAAAGATGCTCGTGATGGCAATCAACGCCATCAGCACCAGCAGGAGCCCGAGAAACACCTTGATGCTCCGCGTCTCCCGGAAAAACAGGAGCAGGAAATAAAACCCGCACGTCAGCACCAGGATTTCC
The genomic region above belongs to bacterium and contains:
- the cdaA gene encoding diadenylate cyclase CdaA; this translates as MNQIVWPAFSGILEILVLTCGFYFLLLFFRETRSIKVFLGLLLVLMALIAITSIFHIYALNWLLRQLSVYLAVALLIIFQPEIRRALAEIGRSPFLSSPVDARGYVDSIVEAVMLLAERRIGALIAIERTESTKAIQETGVQLDARVNADLLATLFFPHTPLHDGGVMIVGNRIVAAGCLFPLCQQPELSRGLGTRHRAAMGLTEETDAIAIVVSEETGTISISTRGRLSRDFDEDRLRKFLSGILMSGPQTANSRWSRARQQLDLSPSGMAKSESLEREAGSHGG